A genomic segment from Flavobacterium litorale encodes:
- a CDS encoding lysophospholipid acyltransferase family protein gives MKIVKYFLWLLWRIWFYILMGVPIILLSPVLILSILSEKTYPQFFFIARIWAKIILLGMGFYYKIEREQKIERGKSYMLVANHTSMTDIMLMLVVSKNPFVFVGKKELAKIPIFGFFYKRTSILVDRNNPKSRQEVFTRAQQRLNDGLSICIFPEGGVPTDETVVLDEFKDGAFRLAIEHQIPIVPMTFPDNKKRFSYTFFSGSPGLMRAKVHRFIPTAGLTLNDKKVVKDTVKQVIYKQLLAYSTKK, from the coding sequence ATGAAAATAGTAAAATATTTTTTGTGGCTATTGTGGCGCATCTGGTTTTACATCCTGATGGGAGTCCCTATTATACTACTATCGCCTGTACTCATATTGTCTATATTATCCGAAAAAACGTATCCGCAATTTTTCTTCATAGCACGTATATGGGCAAAAATTATACTATTGGGCATGGGCTTTTATTATAAAATTGAGCGCGAGCAAAAAATTGAGCGCGGCAAGAGTTATATGCTGGTTGCCAACCATACCTCTATGACGGATATTATGCTGATGCTCGTAGTCTCTAAAAACCCATTTGTTTTTGTAGGTAAAAAAGAACTCGCCAAAATACCCATATTCGGCTTTTTTTATAAGCGTACCAGTATACTGGTAGATAGGAATAATCCCAAAAGCCGACAAGAGGTTTTTACCCGTGCACAGCAAAGGCTTAACGATGGGCTGAGCATTTGTATTTTTCCTGAAGGTGGCGTACCTACGGATGAAACCGTTGTACTGGATGAGTTTAAAGATGGAGCGTTTAGGTTGGCTATAGAACACCAAATACCTATAGTACCCATGACGTTTCCTGATAATAAAAAACGCTTTTCGTATACTTTTTTTAGTGGTAGCCCTGGGCTAATGCGTGCCAAAGTGCACCGTTTTATACCTACAGCAGGCTTAACGCTTAACGATAAAAAGGTAGTAAAGGATACAGTAAAGCAAGTTATTTATAAGCAGCTATTAGCTTATAGTACAAAAAAATAA
- the trpS gene encoding tryptophan--tRNA ligase yields MAKILTGIQSTGTPHLGNLLGAILPAIAMANKPENESFLFIADLHSTTQIKDGKMLRENTYSVAATWLACGLDINKVVFYRQSDVPQVTELSWYLSCFFPYQRLTLAHSFKDKADRLDDVNAGLFTYPMLMAADILLYDAEFVPVGKDQIQHIEITRDVASRFNHQMGDTFVLPEAITSDVTKIVPGTDGEKMSKSRNNYINIFQADKPLRKQVMSIATDSTPLEEPKNPDTCNVFALYKLLGTDAQVAQMRASYLGGNYGYGHAKQALYELIVGEFKTAREKYSYYMNNPAEIDAALKTGAEKAAKIANGVLARVREKLGYM; encoded by the coding sequence ATGGCAAAAATACTTACAGGCATCCAAAGTACGGGTACACCACACTTAGGCAACCTATTGGGTGCAATATTACCCGCCATAGCAATGGCAAACAAACCCGAAAACGAATCGTTTCTTTTTATAGCCGATTTGCACTCTACCACGCAAATAAAAGATGGTAAAATGCTGCGCGAAAACACCTATAGTGTTGCTGCTACTTGGCTAGCCTGTGGTTTGGATATTAATAAGGTAGTATTTTACCGCCAAAGCGATGTACCGCAGGTAACCGAACTTTCGTGGTATTTAAGCTGTTTTTTTCCGTACCAGCGTTTAACGTTAGCACACTCTTTTAAAGATAAAGCCGATAGGCTAGACGATGTTAATGCTGGGCTGTTTACCTACCCCATGCTCATGGCTGCCGATATATTACTATACGATGCTGAGTTTGTACCTGTAGGGAAAGACCAAATACAGCACATAGAGATTACCCGCGATGTAGCTTCGCGCTTTAACCACCAAATGGGCGACACCTTTGTGTTGCCTGAGGCTATAACAAGCGATGTTACCAAAATTGTTCCGGGTACGGATGGCGAAAAGATGAGTAAATCGCGCAATAACTACATTAATATTTTCCAAGCCGATAAACCACTACGCAAGCAGGTAATGAGTATTGCTACCGATAGTACTCCGCTAGAAGAACCTAAAAATCCCGATACCTGTAATGTGTTTGCATTATATAAACTACTTGGTACTGATGCGCAAGTAGCACAAATGCGCGCCAGCTACTTAGGGGGTAATTACGGCTATGGGCACGCCAAGCAAGCTTTATACGAGCTAATTGTAGGAGAGTTTAAAACAGCACGCGAAAAATACAGTTACTATATGAACAACCCTGCCGAAATTGATGCTGCATTAAAAACAGGAGCAGAAAAAGCGGCGAAAATAGCCAACGGCGTACTTGCCAGAGTTAGAGAAAAGTTAGGGTATATGTAA
- a CDS encoding DUF4365 domain-containing protein, which translates to MTEQLIKEHLSNGFIGILAANKGFMIDKPSVDYGVDYQLKKTTTYTPPSGGTRYIQDSRYIDLQLKATTENSVIYEPNLIKYDLEVKSYNDLVERQINGIAPLVLILFVLPSNPQIWVEVDEDEIKLRRHAYWYVPPKGSVLTNNIHRVRIEIPKVNMLGIDCFSDLHQQFYP; encoded by the coding sequence ATGACAGAGCAACTAATAAAGGAACATTTATCAAATGGTTTTATTGGTATATTAGCAGCTAATAAAGGCTTTATGATTGACAAGCCTAGTGTTGATTATGGTGTTGATTATCAGTTAAAAAAGACTACGACTTATACCCCTCCATCTGGTGGGACTCGTTATATACAAGATAGTAGATATATAGATTTACAATTAAAGGCAACAACAGAAAATTCAGTTATTTACGAACCAAACTTAATAAAATATGACCTTGAGGTTAAGTCATATAATGATTTAGTAGAAAGGCAGATTAATGGAATAGCCCCTTTAGTTTTAATTCTTTTTGTATTACCTTCAAATCCTCAAATTTGGGTTGAAGTTGACGAAGATGAAATAAAACTTAGGAGGCATGCTTATTGGTATGTTCCTCCAAAGGGGTCAGTGCTAACTAATAACATACATAGAGTAAGAATTGAAATTCCTAAAGTAAATATGCTTGGAATAGATTGTTTTAGTGATTTACATCAACAGTTTTATCCATAA
- the dprA gene encoding DNA-processing protein DprA — MTDIELLNTLALLCVEGVGDIVAKKLIHHCGSVQNIFLASRSQLLAIDGVGDVLYKKLQDKAVFRRAEAEMKFIKDNNINVQYYGDADYPERLKHCIDGPVLLFSSGAINLHAQKTISIVGTRQMTSYGADFTRKLLADLAPLNPVIVSGFAYGVDIHAHTLAMEHNLQTIGVLAHGLNQIYPKAHQKYVAQMKENGGFITEFWSTTKPDKENFVRRNRIVAGLTEATIIIESADKGGSLITATIANDYNRDVFAVPGRITDKYSQGCNKLIKTQKANLLTSAEDLKYILNWELEDKKQQPVQKQLFITLEADEQQVYDYLQKNGKTLMDIIALQCGMPIFKLSGLLLTMELKGVIRPLPGKMFEAI, encoded by the coding sequence ATGACTGATATTGAATTACTTAACACGCTTGCGCTACTCTGTGTAGAGGGCGTAGGCGATATTGTAGCTAAAAAATTAATACACCATTGCGGTAGTGTCCAGAATATTTTTTTGGCATCGCGTTCGCAATTATTGGCTATAGATGGCGTAGGCGATGTACTGTATAAAAAGCTTCAGGATAAGGCAGTTTTTCGTCGGGCGGAAGCCGAAATGAAGTTTATAAAGGACAATAATATCAATGTTCAGTATTATGGTGATGCGGATTATCCCGAAAGGTTGAAACATTGTATAGACGGACCTGTTTTGTTGTTTAGCTCGGGTGCTATAAACTTGCACGCCCAAAAAACAATAAGCATAGTGGGTACGCGCCAAATGACATCGTACGGTGCCGATTTTACCCGAAAACTACTAGCAGATCTTGCGCCGTTAAATCCTGTTATTGTAAGTGGTTTTGCTTACGGGGTAGATATACATGCGCATACGTTGGCTATGGAGCACAATTTGCAAACTATAGGCGTATTGGCACACGGGTTAAACCAAATATACCCTAAAGCACACCAAAAGTATGTGGCACAAATGAAAGAAAACGGTGGTTTTATAACAGAGTTTTGGAGTACTACTAAGCCCGATAAAGAAAACTTTGTACGCCGTAACCGTATTGTGGCAGGGCTTACCGAAGCGACTATTATTATTGAGAGTGCCGATAAAGGAGGCTCGTTAATTACGGCTACTATTGCTAATGATTATAACAGGGATGTTTTTGCCGTACCGGGGCGCATTACCGATAAATACAGCCAAGGCTGCAACAAACTCATAAAAACACAAAAGGCTAATTTACTTACGAGTGCCGAAGATTTAAAATACATACTAAATTGGGAGCTTGAAGATAAGAAACAACAGCCCGTACAAAAGCAATTGTTTATTACGCTTGAGGCGGATGAACAACAGGTGTACGATTATTTACAGAAAAATGGTAAAACGTTAATGGATATTATTGCGTTGCAATGTGGCATGCCTATCTTTAAATTATCGGGGTTACTACTCACTATGGAGTTAAAGGGTGTAATACGCCCTTTACCAGGTAAAATGTTCGAAGCTATTTAA
- a CDS encoding HU domain-containing protein translates to MMIEKHISALLYRYQCVTIPGFGAFLAETTSAQLDNDTHTFYPPKKRISFNANLKNNDGLLGNHIALQEKISYNEAITAIANTVNHWYSELQDTQTLTLKNLGTITSNAEGNFVFAPDTPINYLTDAFGLSSFTSPTIKREEYIAIAEALEEKAPIVLTPTRKRNYSYLKYAAVFAVALTIGGAGFKWYHDDKIATETLLVQQEAQAEVQQKIQQATFFIDNPFAVTLPVKEEVVAVLPYFVVAGAYRNPENADTAVAQLKARGYAEARTIAKNKFGLHPVIYGNYASSNEALQALYTIRENDNREAWLLIKE, encoded by the coding sequence ATGATGATAGAAAAACACATATCCGCACTACTATATCGATACCAGTGTGTTACCATTCCTGGCTTTGGTGCATTTCTTGCCGAAACCACATCGGCACAACTCGATAACGATACACATACTTTCTATCCGCCTAAAAAACGCATCTCTTTTAATGCGAATTTAAAGAATAATGATGGGCTTTTGGGCAATCATATCGCATTGCAAGAAAAAATATCGTACAATGAGGCTATTACAGCCATTGCCAACACTGTTAACCACTGGTATAGCGAGTTGCAAGATACACAAACACTAACGCTTAAAAACTTAGGTACTATTACTAGTAATGCCGAAGGAAACTTTGTGTTTGCGCCCGATACACCCATAAATTACCTTACGGATGCTTTTGGGTTAAGCTCGTTTACATCGCCCACCATAAAGCGCGAGGAATATATTGCCATAGCAGAAGCACTAGAAGAAAAAGCACCTATAGTACTTACCCCTACCCGAAAACGCAATTACAGCTACCTTAAATATGCGGCTGTATTTGCCGTAGCCCTAACCATAGGGGGGGCTGGGTTTAAATGGTACCATGACGATAAAATAGCTACCGAAACTTTATTAGTACAACAAGAGGCACAAGCCGAAGTACAACAAAAAATACAACAGGCTACTTTTTTTATAGATAACCCCTTTGCCGTAACACTGCCCGTTAAAGAGGAGGTTGTTGCCGTACTGCCCTACTTTGTAGTAGCAGGAGCCTACCGCAACCCCGAAAATGCCGATACTGCGGTAGCACAATTAAAAGCAAGAGGGTATGCAGAGGCAAGAACCATTGCCAAAAACAAATTTGGCTTGCACCCCGTTATTTACGGCAATTACGCATCCAGTAACGAGGCACTACAAGCATTATATACTATACGGGAAAATGACAACAGGGAGGCTTGGCTTCTCATAAAAGAATGA
- a CDS encoding acyl-CoA thioesterase: MQSKYPSDSACTMTDLVLPGETNPLNNLFGGELLARMDRAASIAARRHSRRIVVTASVNHVAFNRAILLGSVVTVEAKVSRTFRTSMEIFIDVWTEDRESGTRTKANEAIYTFVAVDETGRPVEIPTIEPQTELEKQRYEAALRRKQLSLVLAGKMNPSEATELKALFVQ; the protein is encoded by the coding sequence ATGCAGTCAAAATATCCGTCCGATTCGGCATGCACCATGACCGATTTGGTATTACCTGGAGAAACCAACCCGCTTAACAACCTTTTTGGTGGCGAACTGCTGGCACGTATGGACCGTGCAGCAAGTATTGCAGCCCGCAGGCACTCGCGCCGTATTGTGGTAACCGCATCGGTAAACCACGTAGCTTTTAACCGCGCTATACTATTGGGTAGTGTAGTAACGGTAGAAGCAAAGGTATCGCGCACCTTTCGTACCTCTATGGAAATTTTTATTGATGTTTGGACGGAAGACCGTGAATCGGGTACGAGAACCAAAGCTAACGAAGCTATTTATACCTTTGTGGCTGTAGATGAAACGGGCAGACCTGTAGAGATACCTACTATAGAACCACAAACTGAGCTAGAAAAACAACGTTACGAGGCAGCTTTACGCCGAAAACAACTAAGCCTTGTATTGGCTGGAAAGATGAACCCCAGCGAAGCAACCGAATTAAAAGCGTTATTTGTACAATAA
- a CDS encoding RNA polymerase sigma factor → MGVEQLIKDCQQNSLKAQEQLYRLFAPKLFAVCLKYSRNYEDAQDNLQDGFLLLFKKIGQFQFKGSFEGWAKRVMVNNVLQKYRSQGVFELVSENMPDEAEVEVESDSVSMDFLLSLIQELPDRYRMVFNLYVTDGYSHKEIADMLNITIGTSKSNLSRARAILKEKIEAQEGNSKNTYSK, encoded by the coding sequence TTGGGTGTAGAACAACTCATAAAAGATTGTCAGCAAAACAGCTTAAAGGCACAGGAGCAACTGTACAGGCTTTTTGCCCCTAAGTTGTTTGCTGTGTGCCTAAAGTATTCGCGCAATTATGAGGATGCACAAGATAATTTACAAGACGGTTTTTTATTGTTATTTAAAAAAATTGGACAATTCCAGTTTAAGGGTTCTTTTGAGGGTTGGGCAAAAAGGGTAATGGTTAACAATGTATTGCAAAAATACCGCTCGCAAGGGGTATTTGAGCTGGTTAGCGAAAATATGCCCGATGAGGCCGAGGTAGAAGTTGAAAGCGATAGTGTGAGTATGGATTTTCTGCTATCGTTAATACAAGAGCTACCCGATAGGTACAGAATGGTTTTTAACCTGTATGTAACCGATGGGTATTCGCATAAGGAAATAGCAGACATGCTAAACATTACAATAGGCACTTCTAAATCGAACCTGTCGAGAGCAAGAGCCATATTGAAAGAAAAAATTGAAGCGCAGGAAGGTAATTCTAAAAATACCTACAGCAAATGA
- a CDS encoding type II toxin-antitoxin system HigB family toxin → MRVIAIKTLREFWETHAGCEQQLKAWYKEAGKAVWKNHNELKQEYPSASILQDNRVVFNIKGNNYRLIVKINYDYQMVWIRFIGTHAEYDKINANEI, encoded by the coding sequence TTGCGAGTTATTGCCATAAAAACACTTCGGGAATTTTGGGAAACACATGCTGGTTGTGAACAGCAATTAAAGGCATGGTATAAAGAAGCAGGTAAAGCTGTTTGGAAAAACCATAACGAATTGAAACAAGAATATCCTTCTGCCAGTATATTGCAGGATAACAGGGTGGTTTTTAATATTAAGGGTAATAATTACAGGCTTATTGTAAAAATAAACTACGATTACCAAATGGTATGGATACGGTTTATTGGTACGCATGCCGAATATGACAAGATTAATGCTAACGAAATATAA
- a CDS encoding helix-turn-helix domain-containing protein: MDIKPIRTEQDYNMAMERLEAIFDAKLETPEGDELEVLGILIEKYEQEHFPIAMPDPVEAIKFRMEQMGYSQNDLADIIGLKSRASEILNRRRKLSLKMIRNIHDKLNIPTEVLVQAY, from the coding sequence ATGGACATCAAACCGATAAGAACAGAGCAGGATTACAATATGGCGATGGAGCGGCTTGAGGCTATTTTTGATGCCAAACTAGAAACTCCAGAAGGCGATGAACTTGAAGTTTTAGGAATATTGATTGAAAAATATGAACAGGAACATTTTCCTATAGCAATGCCTGATCCTGTTGAGGCTATAAAATTCCGTATGGAGCAAATGGGCTATTCCCAAAACGACCTTGCCGATATTATCGGTTTAAAGAGCCGTGCTAGTGAAATACTAAATAGAAGAAGAAAACTGTCATTAAAAATGATACGTAATATTCACGATAAGTTAAATATTCCTACAGAGGTATTAGTACAGGCGTACTAA
- the trhO gene encoding oxygen-dependent tRNA uridine(34) hydroxylase TrhO has product MQLFNTLSAEERAELIDQSGKQRLTLSFYAYAHIKDPQQFRNDLFLAWNPLEVLGRIYVATEGINAQLSLPADNFYTFKDHIETYPFMKGMRLNVAVEQDDHSFLKLTIKVRHKIVADGLNDETFDVTNKGVHLKANEFNEMLEDPNTVVVDMRNHYESEIGHFKNAITPDVETFRESLPIIEDDLSKHKEDKNLLMYCTGGIRCEKASAFFKHKGFKNVYQLEGGIIEYTRQVKSEGLESKFIGKNFVFDHRLGERITNDIISQCHQCGKPCDTHTNCLNEACHLLFIQCEECATNMAGCCSAECVEVIQLPENEQRERRKGITKGNMIFRKGKSDALKFKKSGNAVAAVNLAAVPKVKDVRKRERKLLVGNAEHYFTKASVGQFMVSRELKTGDKIVITGPTTGREELVVANMHVNGKPADVAQQGDRVTIHVPFRVRLSDKLFKLLQE; this is encoded by the coding sequence ATGCAACTGTTCAATACGTTAAGCGCAGAGGAAAGAGCGGAGCTTATCGACCAATCGGGTAAGCAACGATTAACGCTATCTTTCTATGCCTACGCACACATTAAAGACCCACAACAATTTCGCAACGATTTATTTTTGGCTTGGAATCCACTAGAGGTACTGGGCAGAATATACGTAGCTACCGAGGGTATTAACGCGCAATTATCGTTACCTGCCGATAATTTTTACACCTTTAAAGACCATATTGAAACCTACCCGTTTATGAAGGGCATGCGCCTAAATGTAGCGGTAGAGCAGGACGACCACTCGTTTTTAAAACTCACCATTAAAGTACGCCACAAAATTGTTGCCGATGGGCTTAACGACGAAACGTTTGATGTTACCAACAAGGGCGTTCACTTAAAAGCAAATGAGTTTAACGAAATGCTGGAAGACCCTAACACGGTGGTGGTGGATATGCGTAACCATTACGAAAGTGAGATTGGGCACTTTAAAAATGCCATTACACCCGATGTAGAAACGTTTAGAGAATCGTTACCAATTATAGAGGACGACCTTTCGAAACACAAAGAAGATAAAAACTTGTTAATGTACTGTACGGGAGGTATTCGTTGCGAAAAGGCTTCGGCATTTTTTAAACACAAAGGATTTAAAAACGTATACCAGTTAGAAGGCGGTATTATTGAATATACCCGACAGGTAAAATCGGAAGGTTTAGAGAGTAAGTTTATTGGTAAAAACTTTGTGTTCGACCACCGTTTGGGCGAGCGTATTACCAACGATATAATTTCGCAATGCCACCAATGTGGTAAACCGTGCGATACCCATACCAATTGCCTTAACGAGGCGTGCCACCTGCTGTTTATTCAGTGCGAGGAGTGTGCTACTAATATGGCAGGCTGCTGTTCTGCTGAGTGTGTGGAGGTTATTCAACTTCCAGAAAACGAGCAACGCGAAAGGCGTAAAGGCATTACAAAAGGCAATATGATTTTCAGAAAAGGAAAATCGGACGCCTTAAAGTTTAAAAAATCGGGTAATGCTGTTGCTGCCGTTAACTTAGCAGCCGTACCCAAGGTTAAAGATGTTCGTAAGCGCGAACGCAAACTATTGGTAGGTAATGCCGAGCATTATTTTACTAAAGCTAGCGTAGGGCAGTTTATGGTGAGTCGGGAGTTAAAAACAGGCGATAAAATAGTTATTACAGGTCCTACCACAGGTAGAGAAGAGCTTGTAGTTGCTAATATGCATGTAAATGGAAAACCTGCCGATGTTGCCCAACAAGGCGACAGGGTAACCATACATGTACCGTTTAGGGTTCGCCTTTCGGACAAGTTGTTTAAATTACTGCAAGAATAG
- the recA gene encoding recombinase RecA: protein MSGDKEAKLKALQLTLDKLDKSYGKGTVMRLGDKAVEEVESIPSGSLGIDLALGVNGYPRGRIIEIYGPESSGKTTLTLHAIAEAQKAGGVAAFIDAEHAFDRYYAEKLGVDIENLIISQPDNGEQALEIAENLIRSGAIDIVVIDSVAALTPKSEIEGEMGDSKMGLHARLMSQALRKLTATISKTHCTVFFINQLREKIGVMFGNPETTTGGNALKFYASVRLDIRRSSQIKDGDNVIGNRTKVKVVKNKVAPPFKTAEFDIMYGEGVSKTGEILDLAVEFEIVKKSGSWFSYGDTKLGQGRDAVKSLIKDNPELADELELKIKDAIKEYMS, encoded by the coding sequence ATGAGCGGAGATAAAGAAGCCAAATTAAAAGCATTACAGCTTACGTTAGATAAATTAGATAAATCGTACGGTAAAGGTACCGTAATGCGCTTGGGCGACAAAGCCGTAGAGGAAGTAGAAAGCATTCCTTCGGGGTCGTTGGGGATTGATTTAGCCTTGGGCGTAAACGGTTACCCTCGTGGTAGGATAATAGAGATTTACGGACCAGAATCGTCGGGTAAAACCACGTTAACGCTACATGCCATTGCCGAAGCGCAAAAAGCAGGCGGTGTGGCTGCCTTTATTGATGCCGAGCATGCTTTTGACCGTTATTATGCCGAAAAATTGGGCGTAGACATTGAAAATCTTATTATATCGCAACCCGATAATGGGGAACAGGCTTTGGAGATTGCCGAGAACCTTATCCGCTCTGGAGCGATAGATATTGTAGTTATTGATTCGGTTGCGGCACTTACACCAAAAAGTGAAATTGAAGGCGAAATGGGCGACAGTAAAATGGGGCTTCATGCCCGCCTTATGAGCCAAGCCCTAAGAAAATTAACTGCTACTATTAGTAAAACACATTGTACCGTATTTTTTATTAACCAGTTGCGCGAAAAAATTGGTGTTATGTTTGGTAACCCCGAAACCACAACGGGCGGTAACGCCCTTAAATTTTATGCTTCGGTACGTTTGGATATCCGTCGTTCCTCGCAAATTAAAGATGGCGATAATGTTATTGGTAACCGTACCAAAGTAAAAGTGGTTAAGAATAAAGTCGCACCCCCATTTAAAACCGCCGAGTTCGACATTATGTACGGCGAAGGGGTAAGTAAAACAGGCGAAATACTCGACCTTGCGGTAGAGTTCGAAATCGTAAAAAAATCGGGCTCGTGGTTTAGCTACGGCGATACCAAACTAGGGCAAGGGCGCGATGCCGTGAAATCGCTTATAAAAGACAATCCAGAACTCGCTGATGAGCTGGAACTTAAAATAAAAGACGCCATAAAAGAGTACATGTCATAA